ATGAAATCTGATCCACTCCCAACTTTGTTACTGAAAACTTACCCTCACAGCCTGAAAGATCGAAGAAATGGAGTTCAAATTTTTCTATAGATATTACGAAGTACATTTTTGTTCTCTGAAAAGCCTTCCAACAGTAAGGGAaactataatttatttgttgcaacaacatacataatatttgtctacaaaatttaaatattccTCAATCCTCATGCTAGTGCAAGGTCATGCATTGCATGGTGTTAATTGTGTATTCTATCAGAAGCCTTCTTTGCCTGCAATATATTAACATTCAGAACCAACTCTCATCCATTAGAAGAtcaatatatatagaaaattattGGTTACCAAAGTCAAAATTAATGGAAAGGGATAGAAAGGAGGTTTGATATTTTACCTCATTTTCCCAGTTTGTTCGCAAAGTAATTATAAAGAGCAGCACTGCTTGTGCAAAGAGGGCTATTGTGATCCCCAACCAAAGTCCCTAAACCAAATTGATTAAAAGAGTAAGtatatcgcaaattatattgtggaccatggtccacaatgcaatgtggacgatgatcatggctgatactgcagttatgttgaacggatactgcaattgtgttgaaaagatagtgcagttgtgttgaaaggaaactgcagttgcgcagaacagaggtcgttcatccattcaacacaactgcaatatcctttCCCgcttaacacaactgcagtatcagttcaacacaacaactgcagttccagacggttgacacgacctctgttccgtgcaactgcaatttactttcaacacaactgcagtatcagttcaacacaactgcaatattagtcatgatccatggtccacggtataaggacTGTAAGTATATACCTTTTTTCTATCAAAACAATTCGAAAATGGGTCAGTCTAAATTTATCATAAAATTATAgattagggtgtgtttagaaattaggaaaatgacttctgaaaatgttttttggataatgagtcattttcaaaaaacattttcattcccagtttggttgcattctagaaaattatcttggtgtgtttggttcatattgtataattaaatattttaattgtttttttagaatagaacaatatttataataatataataataataatacaactggtggtggtggttgtttTGTGGTGGTGTTGGCGATGGTATGGTAGTGGTGGCGATGATTAGTAAAGTGTTGATCAAGTAGCACCCGATGTTAACCTAAACTGTACTCATCATTTCCAATTTTAGATTtcttatctaaaaacataataaatgtgaatgaaggttatactcctcatttatgtccgttttttccgttaagcttttttgtacattatgctataaaagttgtactacataatattttggacaaatatacccctaccgttataactttcgttaccttttccactattgttactatacACATGCATCtgccatatattttcttatctttttcaacaataataataaaatatacacattaaatattagagttatatgttagttattttttaaaatataaacattcaatttataaaaatattttacaattgttattattattatttactatattaaaatttgaataaatttaaaattttaatataaaatactaatatttggCACATATTCaatgcgcatcgcgcataagaaaaactagtttgttaataagagttaataccatgtAAGGTCATCTGAATATATCaattttgccacatttagtcttaaatttttaaattaaccactcATGATCCTTCGAcgttcaaattgttaccatctgtagtccaagttaaccactcaaggtccttcaactatcaaattttaaccactcaTGCATAATCCTTCCAAGAGGATCGTAactggttaaattttaaaatttgaagggCTATGAGTGGTTATCTTGGACCACGGATAGTAACAAATTGAAAATCGAATGACCAATTCAAGAAGAgtgatcaatttgaaaatttaggactaaacgtggtaAAACTATTATACGGACCCCATATGACTTTAATTCTTGTTCAtaatgtttgattatttatgtTGTCATTATctctttataatttaataacttTTTCTTATTGAACgttaattatattactagttAGCTATATAAGgatcaaattaatttaaaagatAATGGAGGAAGGACGACTTCTCGATCTGTGTCACTCTCTAACAACCTAAATGTACCCAAAATGATCTCTCACTTTCTCATAATGTAACTACGTACTTATGGccctcttttttctttctttcttataATCTTCTACGCAAGTAAATAGACCTCTATTAATGGCCTTTATTGCATATATGCTAGCTAACATGAGTAAATGTGtgcaaagtaaaaaaataaattaaaatttgggaCATATATTTTGATCATACCATCCCTCCAACATGATAGATGAAAGCTAAGAGTATTCCAGCAGGTATCCCAAACAAATAATAGGCTCCCAAGTTGATTATTGCCCCAATATTTTGCCACCCACATCCTCTCGCTATGCCTGAAATTACATTCATATCcacataaattttatacatacatacatacatatatataataatatatattcacttCCTTCGTTTCATACAAACtgcaatttaatttctttttcaacaacttttaatattgaaataagggtcaaataggtcatccaACTACACAGCAAActtcaattaggccatcaaattcaaaaaaactataattaagTCTCCGAACAATGTAAAATGATGTAATTCAACCTAAAATGATCTATTGACCTGGTAACATGTTAACGTGGTAGTTAtcgaattttaaaatttgttttttaaattttattttaataaatttaaattaaataattatttaaaaaaaaaaaaaacacccgccttctccagtgagaaggcgagtgatttttttttttgaaagttgaaacaccACGGctgtttgaaatttgaaagtttaataaTCATGGGTGATTaacttaaaagtttaggactaaacgtgacaatATCACTCGGAGGACCCCACCCCAAATGACATTAACtcttaaaagtactattaaacacgaaaagttaaatttaaaaataatttaaaatataaaaaaataagcaaagaataaAAGGTTAGTTTGagtaatgaataataaatatgatagaTAAAATGAGATGAAGTATAAAATAACTGGCGACAGAAGTAAcatgttttgaaaaaagaacTCACAATATCTcatcttttcattttcttattgTGATAAAATCTGAACCAATAGTGATAAAAGTTTTATTCTCTATCATTCCATGAGAACAAAAATACACTTATGATTCCctgaatataataattaaaagatgGTACCATACCTGAAAGAATACATAGAAGGCTGTCAAGGAAATGAGAGGCAGAGAGGAAGAGTAACATTTGACCAGCATAGTTTACAACTTCTTCCTCGGTGCTGAAAACGTAACCCCATACTTTGTGCACTGAAACCATTGCTATGCCTACTAATATCCCTTCTGTTGCCGCGCACCCTAACGCTGTACGCACCGCCATCCACGCTGCATTTGGCCTCCCTGCACCCACTTCATTTGACACCCTTACACTGTACTAACCAAAATCATATCAAGTGacaatttgtattttgtattcaGGAATAGTCCAGtgactattaatatttatcAGTTTTTATCTTTGACTTTCAATCAAGGTATAGACGGCCGAGGCGTCGATTAAGCTACTTAATCGACCGATTAGTTATTGTTATCTTTCAATTAGACCATAAATGGTTTATTGTGTGTTCAcatttaccaattttcatcataaactttcaatttgatcataaatggtccattgactatttattttgtttcagATTTGGTCCTTCAGTTAAATATCTATTTAGTGAACATTAAACTAAagggtaataatgtaaaaattggctttttaatttgttgagttAGGCAAAGTTCATCACTAGTGGGAATGCAAAGACccaaaattttacattattaccattaaatttaatgtttactaaattgatatttaattgAAAGACCAAATTtggaataaaatcaataattaagagACCATTAATTTATGGTCAAATATATTGAAAGTCgatgatgaaaattgataaatgtcaatagttAAGGAATCATATTTGTGGTCTAATTAAAAGTCgaagataaaaattgataaatatcaatGGTCAATGGATCATTCTTGGATTTTAACTCCTTTTAAGGTGTTAATCAACTATCGGGTATAACCATCATCAAGTGCTGATATTGATTATCAGATATAACCACCTATAAATATATGTTGTAGATGGTTGTACTGAAATGGCAAGATCttaatcaatatatatactacatatatattaagTGGCAGATAATTAATGACTGAAAGTTACCTTATAGCGCCACCAAGTCCCATAGGCAGCATATAAACGATGATGCATGTATTTAGTCTGACAACAATTAACACCAAACAATAAGCCAAGTATTCTTTACCcttaacaaaaagaaagcagCAAAGCAGTAAGAAAGTGATAGTAAAATGGTTAAATGGATCTAGTAGATAGTAAGACAATATAGCAATAGACTAAGCGAGTAGTAAAGCAAAACAACAATAAAGCCCACAAACAATAAGACAGAAGTAAGCAGTAAGGGAATAAAATCAAATCGGGAGATACGTGGACGTTCTCAATATAAGACAAACAGTATACAAGGCATGTAACTATTAATTTTGGAGATTAGCACATTGGCCAAGATAGATCTTTACCAAAAGAGACAAGATGcataaaaagaagtaaaaacGTTGAATTAAGGAAGAAGTTACAAGCAACGGATGATTAAAAATCTATAGGTGTCAAAGATAAGAGTTGACAACGCCAAATTACAATAACAATTTGAGTTGGAAATATAGATAATATCTTTAAATCGAGGAATCGAccaacaacaaatttctttgcGCCAGCATCCTCGCTTTTGTATTTATTATCCAAGGCTTCCCACAACGCTCTCGCTGTGCCAATTTTACAATATACATCGTAAAGAGCACCACACAACCCGttcagaatgtagttgcggCAAAGGAAGTTCGAATCCTTCCAAAACCCAACCGACATCACGGATTGTGGATCATGTTCCTTCAACTCAGGAACTTTCTCGATCAACAACCTTGCCCAGCCGAGAGTAGCCAAGTAGAACAACATCTTTTACTGTCACCTCTTTAAGTTCGAACCAGTGAACTTTTCCGGCCTTTCGGCCATACCACTTGGTACCGTAGGTACCCGCATCGTAGGGATATACCCCTCAATCCACACCATCTTGTGAACCAACGTTCATTGGTGCCTGGGAATGTGCAACATTGTTGCCGTTCCCACCCTGTTGTTCTCAACAACATTCTCGTCACCATAAACTGGAAGTGTAGGGTTCTCTACATTTTCGagaaaatcaaaaagaaaataaggttttaagcttgttaagaaataatattactaaaataatatttctctACTTTTtcgagaaaataaaaaagaaaataaggttttaagcttgttaagaaataatattactaaaataatatttcacgAAGATAACAAGCACAAATATacaaaatcaaaaagaaaataaggttttaagcttgttaagaaataatattactaaaataatatttcacgAAGATAACAAGCACAAATATACAAAAGGATTTTATGGAAAAAGGTAAGCTTGATTGAGTGGTGTGTGTACTCACTACACTGTCCTTAAAACATCGAGTCAAACCTTCTCAGGctcattttgagatttgatttgcaccccttgTGCACATAAGaaagcctctatgctatacaattcaacaaGCCTTAGAAagattcttgtataaatagtggtgcaaaccccttcccaaaccaatgtgggacaaagccttACTCTAAAGCttttcccaccatttttccaactcaaatgggtcaattTGAGAACCAaattctcattcacccattatccattttgtgcgtacaatatatcaatctcttcatctaactacgaagaacccgaatccactttgacccgacccaaattgaaagtggaccctacatatatttgtacaacAAAATAGCCATTAAAATTGctattttatactatttttcCAACATATATTACCCAACAACCAAAGTTATACGACTGTAAAAGGCATAAATGGTAGGCTTTTGGTCACCTACCATTTCATAAAGCGCCAACggaaaaatattcaaaaatttcTCTTTCAAGCCCCGAGCTCTATAAATAGAGCATTTCCTGAagcgaaagaaaaaaaaaaaaacaaaacaaaactcgGAGACACACACTAGGGAAACACGAAGAGAGATTGAGAATCAATTAAAATACAACAGCCTTTTAAAGATTCTTAGTTTCTTACAATGTTTGAATAGAGATTATCACcctaacataattaaaaaataaaactcactAAAAGTTAAATCGAATATCATCAATTTTGAAAGACTTCCTGCTAAAAGTTTGAATcaaatatctttaaaaattttgaagtttATAAAAGTCCGCATCGAATACACCTCATATAATCAAGTTGTGCTCTTATTCGGAAGagagtatatattaaaatatgaaacgAATTGACTTACGTTATAGAAAGAATTGAAGTTTCCAACTCGGGATTTGGAAGAAACCCACATAACAAAACCATCAGCTCGAATGACCAATTCTCTAAGCTACACTtatcacacacacaaaaatctttagaaaattaaaattggcCTTAGTTCATGGGACAATTGTTATACCGTAGATCAAGACTCATCTTGTATTATGAATCcttgtttaaaaattatgtttgcAGTTAGCATATTCTTTACTTGCCCTTAACCGTTTATGtgtgtaaacaaattgaaaacatataacatgttaactatagacacataatatattaattgtaaaacacataatatatatattattgttaaaatATGTGTCTGCAGTCATATATTATACATCTAcaattatcatgttatgtatttttagttaacatgttatgtgtttaatttgtttacagaCATAAACGAATATAGAATATTGGTTAACTGCAGACTTGAAGGTAGACATCGgtccaaaatataatttgtccTGATGAGAAgtgtaataaaaaattgataaagtTGGAGCGGAGAGAAGTACGTACCAAAGCATGGCGGTGGAAGGAATCCCTAATCTAAGAAACTTGATGATATCATGAAACATATCTTTGGAAAACCCTGTCCATGTTTCTTTACAAGAAGGAGAAACCCTCACATAAACACCCAACAAGACTACATTAACCCAGTAAGATATGGCATTAGCCATGGCAGCACCATTGAATCCCATCCCAGATTTGAATACTAAAATCCAGCAGCTGAGCACATGCACCAGAGCGGCGATTCCGGCCGTGAACATCATGGGGACAACGTTGTTTTGGGCCTGTAGAAATGAAACCAAACACCGCAGGATTGCGTACGGGAAAATGCTGGGTATTAGAAACCGAGCGTACTCGCCGGCGGCGCCAGATATCTCCGG
This region of Ipomoea triloba cultivar NCNSP0323 chromosome 15, ASM357664v1 genomic DNA includes:
- the LOC116007028 gene encoding protein DETOXIFICATION 16-like translates to MERNAEMEIPLLITESENDKRRKCWDEVSGEVKKLMVLAGPLISVNLLLTSLQFISLMFVGNLGGELFLSGASMATAFASVTGFSLMRGFTGALETLCGQSYGAKQYKMLGIFMQRGMLVMLLICIPVAGVWAYTDRILRFCGTDPEISGAAGEYARFLIPSIFPYAILRCLVSFLQAQNNVVPMMFTAGIAALVHVLSCWILVFKSGMGFNGAAMANAISYWVNVVLLGVYVRVSPSCKETWTGFSKDMFHDIIKFLRLGIPSTAMLCLENWSFELMVLLCGFLPNPELETSILSITLNTCIIVYMLPMGLGGAISVRVSNEVGAGRPNAAWMAVRTALGCAATEGILVGIAMVSVHKVWGYVFSTEEEVVNYAGQMLLFLSASHFLDSLLCILSGIARGCGWQNIGAIINLGAYYLFGIPAGILLAFIYHVGGMGLWLGITIALFAQAVLLFIITLRTNWENEAKKASDRIHN